The following proteins are co-located in the Sulfurospirillum deleyianum DSM 6946 genome:
- a CDS encoding phosphatidylserine decarboxylase, which yields MVRHHYTTTQLIAKEGWNHIVFTFMVFLLSYALSFFSWFFFFVLVVTIYIYRNPERIVEESDELTLLSPVDGTILKISKVDLKDGSEALCVVIRKSIWDVGILRAPIGMEIIEVKNRFGLFISSGSSLFSNLCERKTFTCKNKFTSFKIVVSAGRLSQSIVFFNKNAYKANERFGFLREGEVALLLPLDVRIKVSLNHSVKAGESVLGYLAYKDNHDKQ from the coding sequence ATGGTACGCCATCACTACACGACAACACAATTAATTGCGAAAGAGGGGTGGAATCATATTGTTTTTACATTTATGGTTTTTCTTCTTTCGTATGCGTTGTCGTTTTTTTCATGGTTTTTTTTCTTTGTTTTAGTGGTAACTATTTATATTTATCGTAATCCTGAACGGATTGTAGAGGAGAGTGATGAGCTTACATTGCTTTCTCCTGTCGATGGAACAATTTTAAAAATATCTAAAGTAGATTTGAAAGATGGAAGTGAAGCTTTATGTGTGGTTATTCGTAAATCCATTTGGGATGTAGGAATTCTTAGAGCTCCCATTGGCATGGAAATCATAGAAGTGAAAAATCGTTTTGGTCTGTTTATCTCCTCAGGTTCTTCTCTTTTTTCAAATCTGTGTGAGCGAAAAACCTTTACATGTAAAAACAAATTTACCTCGTTTAAAATCGTTGTTTCCGCAGGACGATTGAGTCAGAGTATTGTTTTTTTTAATAAAAATGCCTATAAAGCCAATGAGCGTTTTGGTTTTTTACGAGAGGGAGAAGTGGCGCTTTTACTTCCACTTGATGTGCGTATAAAAGTCTCTTTAAATCATTCAGTTAAAGCAGGAGAGAGTGTTTTGGGCTATCTTGCATATAAGGACAATCATGACAAACAGTAG
- the ftsH gene encoding ATP-dependent zinc metalloprotease FtsH has translation MSQNHQNRDPKNEKKNNFFNQNPLLVFAIFSIIVILLFKNFTSMSDSGMESGFATQNSASKNISYYELKELIKNGQISYVAIGQTTIKAFSATTSGQKVVYMVKKVGEDNTLIPLMDEKKVGYGGYNESNILTEILFSWVLPVFIFFGIWMFLANKMQKNMGGGILGMGSSKKLVNSEKPKVKFQDVAGVEEAKEEVKEIVDFLKFPDRYMSLGAKIPKGVLLVGPPGTGKTLLAKAVAGEASVPFFSVSGSSFIEMFVGVGASRVRDLFENAKKEAPAIVFIDEIDAIGKSRAANGMMGGNDEREQTLNQLLAEMDGFSSDKSPVIVLAATNRPEVLDAALLRPGRFDRQVLVDKPDFQGRKDILKVHSADIKLDKNIDLEEIARLTAGLAGADLANIINEAALLGGRKSKAYVEQQDLIEAVERAIAGLEKKSRRINPKEKRIVAYHESGHALIAETTKGAKKVSKVSIIPRGLAALGYTLNTPEENKFLMQKHELIAEVDVLLGGRAAEDVFLGEISTGAGNDLERATDIIKAMVSLYGMSDVAGLMVLEKQRNTFLNGGTTKDYSDKMAEKLDEHIKKALQERYEIVKARLEEYRECIERIVSKLTEVETMDGEQLREIIHAYEQEFNIASITEKESQA, from the coding sequence ATGAGTCAAAATCATCAAAATAGAGATCCTAAAAACGAAAAGAAAAATAATTTTTTTAACCAAAATCCTCTTTTAGTGTTTGCTATCTTTTCGATCATTGTTATCTTACTTTTTAAAAATTTTACTTCTATGTCTGATTCAGGTATGGAATCAGGATTTGCAACGCAAAACAGTGCAAGTAAAAATATTAGTTATTATGAACTCAAAGAGTTGATTAAAAATGGTCAAATCAGTTATGTCGCCATTGGACAGACAACCATTAAAGCTTTTTCTGCAACGACAAGTGGACAAAAAGTTGTTTATATGGTTAAAAAAGTAGGAGAGGATAATACGCTTATCCCTCTGATGGATGAGAAAAAAGTCGGTTATGGTGGCTATAACGAGTCGAATATTTTAACAGAAATTCTTTTTTCATGGGTTTTACCTGTGTTTATTTTCTTTGGTATTTGGATGTTCTTAGCTAATAAAATGCAGAAAAATATGGGTGGTGGTATTCTTGGAATGGGAAGCAGTAAAAAGCTTGTCAATTCTGAAAAACCAAAAGTTAAATTTCAAGATGTTGCAGGTGTAGAAGAAGCAAAAGAGGAAGTTAAAGAAATTGTAGATTTTCTAAAATTTCCTGATCGTTATATGAGCCTTGGTGCTAAAATTCCTAAAGGTGTTCTTTTAGTGGGACCTCCAGGTACAGGTAAGACGTTACTCGCCAAAGCGGTTGCGGGAGAGGCAAGTGTACCATTCTTTTCTGTTTCAGGTTCAAGTTTCATTGAGATGTTTGTAGGTGTGGGTGCCAGTCGTGTACGTGATTTGTTTGAAAATGCTAAAAAAGAGGCTCCTGCTATTGTTTTTATTGATGAAATTGATGCGATTGGTAAAAGTAGAGCGGCAAATGGTATGATGGGTGGCAATGATGAGAGAGAACAAACGCTCAATCAACTTCTTGCGGAGATGGATGGTTTTAGTTCTGATAAATCACCTGTTATTGTTCTCGCCGCAACCAATCGACCTGAAGTTTTAGATGCCGCTCTTTTGCGACCAGGTCGTTTTGATAGGCAAGTCTTGGTTGATAAACCTGATTTTCAAGGTAGAAAAGATATTTTAAAAGTACATAGTGCTGATATTAAATTAGATAAAAATATTGATTTAGAAGAGATTGCACGTTTAACGGCTGGACTTGCGGGCGCTGATTTGGCCAATATTATTAATGAAGCTGCCTTGTTGGGTGGTCGAAAAAGTAAGGCATATGTTGAGCAACAAGATCTTATTGAAGCTGTGGAGCGAGCTATTGCTGGTTTAGAAAAGAAGAGCCGTCGTATTAATCCAAAAGAGAAGCGTATTGTTGCGTATCACGAAAGTGGACATGCATTGATTGCGGAAACGACAAAAGGTGCTAAAAAAGTCTCAAAGGTTTCAATTATTCCTAGAGGACTTGCTGCCCTTGGCTATACCCTTAATACGCCAGAAGAAAATAAATTTTTAATGCAAAAGCATGAACTGATCGCAGAGGTGGATGTTCTCTTAGGCGGACGTGCAGCAGAAGATGTTTTCTTAGGTGAAATTTCAACGGGTGCAGGGAATGATTTAGAACGTGCAACAGATATTATCAAAGCGATGGTAAGTCTGTATGGTATGAGTGATGTTGCTGGATTAATGGTGCTCGAAAAACAACGTAATACTTTTTTAAATGGTGGAACGACCAAAGATTATAGTGATAAAATGGCTGAAAAATTAGATGAACACATTAAAAAAGCATTGCAAGAACGTTATGAAATTGTCAAGGCACGTTTAGAAGAGTACCGTGAGTGTATTGAACGTATTGTCTCAAAATTGACAGAAGTTGAAACGATGGATGGAGAACAGCTCAGAGAGATTATTCACGCATATGAGCAAGAGTTTAACATTGCTTCGATTACAGAAAAAGAGTCTCAAGCGTAA
- a CDS encoding 50S ribosomal protein L11 methyltransferase has product MKQTYNELHITPSGEYPLFLDLIMSLTDEAIEEFNGTLILRSENDLEMVLFGAEAFAQELSKLYGKEITLETKMLVKENEDWIAQYRNSIQPLDVGNFYIHPSWLSHREGKINIIIDPALAFGSGHHETTYGCLLLLQKYVRPGMTLLDVGCGSGILSIAARKCGAIVDLCDTDEQATQSAQENFALNHENFNGIWTGSVQKRKFEYDVVVANIIADVLIMLASDLKKAVKEGGMLILSGILDKYIDKVEQKFSSMRCVEKYQKEEWFTLVLQRN; this is encoded by the coding sequence ATGAAACAAACCTACAACGAGCTTCATATAACCCCAAGCGGAGAATATCCGCTTTTTCTTGATTTGATAATGAGTCTCACGGATGAGGCGATTGAAGAGTTTAATGGTACGCTGATTTTGCGTAGCGAAAATGATTTGGAGATGGTTTTGTTTGGCGCAGAGGCTTTTGCACAGGAACTCTCTAAATTATATGGTAAAGAGATTACCCTTGAAACCAAAATGTTGGTAAAAGAAAATGAAGATTGGATAGCGCAGTATCGTAATTCTATTCAACCTTTAGATGTCGGAAATTTTTACATTCATCCTAGTTGGCTTTCACATCGTGAAGGAAAAATCAATATTATTATCGATCCTGCACTTGCTTTTGGTTCAGGACATCATGAAACAACATATGGTTGTTTATTACTCTTACAAAAATACGTTCGACCAGGCATGACGCTTTTAGATGTTGGATGTGGCAGTGGAATCTTGAGTATTGCAGCTCGGAAATGTGGTGCTATTGTTGATTTGTGTGATACGGATGAGCAAGCAACGCAGAGTGCACAAGAAAACTTTGCTTTAAATCATGAAAATTTTAATGGCATTTGGACGGGTTCTGTTCAAAAACGAAAATTTGAATACGATGTTGTTGTTGCAAACATTATTGCAGATGTGTTGATTATGTTGGCAAGTGATTTAAAAAAAGCGGTGAAAGAAGGAGGAATGTTAATTCTCTCTGGTATCTTAGATAAATATATTGATAAAGTAGAACAAAAGTTTTCTTCAATGAGATGTGTTGAAAAGTATCAAAAAGAAGAGTGGTTTACACTCGTGCTACAAAGGAATTAA
- a CDS encoding chemotaxis response regulator CheY, with the protein MKLLVVDDSSTMRRIIKNTLQRLGYDDVLEAEHGVEAWQIMERTPDINVLITDWNMPEMNGLDLVRKVRAEKKYENMPIIMVTTEGGKAEVITALKAGVNNYIVKPFTPQVLKEKLEDVLG; encoded by the coding sequence TTGAAGCTGCTTGTAGTAGATGATAGCTCAACAATGCGCCGTATAATCAAAAATACTTTACAAAGACTCGGATATGATGATGTTCTTGAAGCGGAGCACGGCGTGGAAGCGTGGCAGATTATGGAGAGAACACCTGATATTAATGTCTTGATTACTGACTGGAACATGCCTGAAATGAACGGATTGGATTTGGTTCGTAAAGTAAGAGCTGAAAAAAAATATGAAAACATGCCAATCATTATGGTCACCACAGAGGGTGGAAAAGCTGAAGTGATTACGGCTTTAAAAGCAGGGGTTAATAATTACATCGTAAAACCATTTACCCCACAAGTACTAAAAGAAAAACTAGAGGACGTATTGGGTTAA
- the hisA gene encoding 1-(5-phosphoribosyl)-5-[(5-phosphoribosylamino)methylideneamino]imidazole-4-carboxamide isomerase, giving the protein MEILPAIDLKDGQAVRLTKGLMQSAKIYSNEPWEVAKKFEEMGSHWVHLVDLNGAFAGEPKNLEQIEKIRQKCHLKLELGGGIRDEETIRRYVDLGIDRIILGSIALKNPSFVKEMAQKYRIVVGIDAIDGYVAVEGWAEKSTMKATDLAKAFADAGVEAIICTDVGRDGMLSGVNVDFTLSIADASGIATIASGGLKNLDDIVALQETQKVSGVIVGKAFYEGTLDLPKAFDFLAKNVL; this is encoded by the coding sequence ATGGAAATTTTGCCAGCGATTGATTTAAAAGATGGACAAGCGGTTAGGTTAACAAAAGGTTTAATGCAAAGTGCTAAAATTTATTCAAATGAGCCTTGGGAAGTTGCCAAAAAATTTGAAGAGATGGGTTCACATTGGGTTCATTTGGTGGATTTAAATGGTGCATTTGCGGGTGAACCAAAAAATTTGGAACAGATTGAAAAAATTCGTCAAAAGTGTCACCTAAAGTTAGAACTAGGGGGTGGTATTCGTGATGAGGAGACTATTCGTCGCTATGTTGATTTGGGAATCGATAGAATTATTTTAGGTTCTATTGCTTTGAAGAATCCCTCTTTTGTGAAAGAAATGGCACAAAAATACCGTATCGTCGTGGGTATTGACGCGATTGATGGGTATGTTGCTGTTGAAGGATGGGCAGAAAAATCGACGATGAAAGCAACTGATTTAGCCAAAGCATTTGCGGACGCTGGTGTTGAGGCGATTATTTGTACTGATGTAGGACGTGATGGTATGTTAAGTGGGGTGAATGTCGATTTTACACTCTCTATTGCGGATGCTTCAGGTATTGCTACGATTGCCAGTGGAGGATTAAAAAATTTGGACGATATAGTAGCATTGCAAGAGACTCAAAAAGTTTCAGGAGTCATTGTTGGTAAAGCCTTTTATGAGGGAACGTTAGATTTGCCAAAAGCATTTGATTTTCTCGCTAAAAACGTGCTTTAA
- the hisH gene encoding imidazole glycerol phosphate synthase subunit HisH, with the protein MIGLIDYNMGNLQSVSNAFEKLGVTVKIIQKAEEIAVCDKIILPGVGAFKDAMQCLKEREMDEAIRDFATSHKPLLGICLGMQLLFESSVEFGKSVGLGLIEGEIVQFDTSRFQSRLKVPHMGWNELFITQKSALFKGMPEAFYLYFVHSFHAQCDEKYIIGKTMYGYEFPSAVQKNNVYGFQPHPEKSHDNGLKILKNFVEL; encoded by the coding sequence ATGATTGGCTTAATTGATTACAATATGGGAAATCTTCAAAGCGTGAGTAACGCTTTTGAAAAGCTTGGTGTAACTGTTAAGATTATACAAAAAGCAGAAGAGATTGCTGTGTGCGATAAAATTATTTTACCAGGCGTTGGGGCTTTTAAAGATGCGATGCAATGTTTAAAAGAGAGAGAAATGGATGAGGCGATTCGAGATTTTGCTACATCCCATAAACCCCTTCTTGGTATTTGTCTTGGAATGCAACTTCTTTTTGAAAGCAGTGTGGAGTTTGGAAAAAGTGTAGGGCTTGGATTGATTGAGGGGGAAATTGTTCAGTTTGATACATCACGATTTCAAAGTCGTCTAAAAGTACCACATATGGGATGGAATGAACTTTTTATAACACAAAAATCGGCTTTGTTTAAAGGTATGCCAGAAGCGTTTTATCTCTATTTTGTGCACAGTTTTCATGCGCAGTGTGACGAAAAATATATCATTGGCAAAACGATGTATGGGTATGAATTTCCCAGTGCAGTACAAAAAAATAATGTGTATGGGTTTCAGCCACACCCTGAAAAGTCTCATGACAATGGCTTGAAAATTTTAAAGAATTTTGTGGAGTTATGA
- a CDS encoding PDC sensor domain-containing protein, which translates to MVIREIQQFSEVRARARAYLCYLFTRNIPNRMPEPNVDVITGSLDKIVHEVEEFEALYLLDHRGEQVINNITDDPHKKGGLGQNRSAKSYYYRAVREKRCVLSDPYPSTLTNDLTVTASYPIYDEQGILKYIACIDVSLEHILKIAHPSSLQSMFGRSSQVIYSIFSLSLLAIAMLLLFNGMKSLFTHGFAFNLLDIEAMFQSTILITLSLAIFDLVKTIFEEEVLGRHERDESSGIHKTMVRFLGSIIIALAIEALMLVFKYAIIDSSHILNAVYLIGGVTLLLFGLAFYLKAISQKRDE; encoded by the coding sequence ATGGTCATTCGTGAAATTCAACAATTTTCTGAAGTAAGAGCACGAGCAAGGGCTTATTTATGCTATCTCTTTACTCGTAATATTCCCAATCGTATGCCTGAACCCAATGTGGATGTGATTACGGGGAGTTTAGATAAAATTGTCCATGAAGTGGAAGAGTTTGAAGCGTTGTATCTTCTCGATCATCGAGGTGAACAAGTGATTAATAACATTACCGATGACCCTCATAAAAAGGGTGGTCTAGGGCAAAATCGAAGTGCTAAGTCTTACTATTATCGGGCGGTACGTGAAAAGCGATGTGTTTTAAGCGATCCCTATCCTTCAACGCTCACCAACGATTTGACGGTGACAGCTTCTTATCCCATTTATGATGAACAAGGGATTTTGAAATACATTGCTTGTATTGATGTCTCGTTGGAGCATATCTTAAAAATAGCACACCCTTCTTCTTTACAGTCTATGTTTGGGAGAAGTTCACAAGTTATTTATTCTATTTTTTCTCTCTCTTTGCTTGCGATTGCAATGTTACTTTTATTTAATGGGATGAAAAGTCTTTTTACCCACGGTTTTGCCTTTAATCTTCTAGATATTGAAGCGATGTTTCAATCGACGATTTTAATTACGCTTTCACTAGCCATTTTTGATTTGGTTAAAACTATTTTTGAAGAGGAAGTCTTAGGTCGCCATGAGCGTGATGAGAGCTCAGGAATTCATAAAACCATGGTGCGTTTTTTGGGTTCTATTATTATTGCTTTGGCTATTGAGGCACTGATGTTGGTTTTTAAATATGCCATTATTGATTCATCCCATATCTTAAATGCCGTTTATTTAATTGGTGGAGTGACACTGCTTCTATTTGGATTAGCATTTTATTTGAAAGCAATTTCACAAAAGAGAGATGAATGA
- a CDS encoding STT3 domain-containing protein produces the protein MKSKISFSLIFCIFIAFVFSFVVRLIWVYQFNDLESFQFAGQFMINTNDGYYWAEGARDLLSGISQKYDLSPINSAPAWLTYVAVKLLPFSFESIIFYMPAILGSLIVIPLILISHNLKMIEVGFLAALLASIAVSYYNRTMVGYYDTDMLTIVFPTFLLWSLILAFRTQEEKYLLITALEIIAYRWWYPQSYSLEFAFFGLILLYTLLFQRKNLFYYQLLSIMLFAMMGLDTLIRLLIVIGVYGVFRQEKWQKYTYLFLGVATVLFFLSGGFEPIWVQLERYVFKEAIEASEGKLSLHFFSVMQTVREAGQISFTVFAERISGHTLTFVFSLVGYALLLKRYPVMFLALPLLGLGCLALWGGLRFTIYAVPVCALGISYFIFTCNGWILSSFRNERLGNFVKSAFVILSSLAILYPNLLHVMNYRVPTVFNQAEVAQLDALKSQLQREDYVVSWWDYGYPLRYYSDVKTLIDGGKHSGEVNFPVSFMLSNPMDAAARLARLEVEYTEKASALAEENKTKPKKERTKNLSNTAKMTLDYGFKDANDFLDALQTPLVLPQKTRDVYFYLPYRMMSIFPTVAQFSNIDVMSGKTVREPFFYQTQQFSDQGATLMFGNGIVLDKAKGMLKLGQKELAVKYFIQTSYTPEMQFSKAQNLLHVNGAVSIIYMQAYNTFLIVDEAMLNSLYVQLFVLENYDERFFEPISLEAYAKVYKLKI, from the coding sequence ATGAAAAGTAAGATATCTTTTAGTTTAATTTTTTGTATCTTTATTGCGTTTGTATTTAGTTTTGTGGTTCGTCTTATCTGGGTCTATCAATTCAATGATTTGGAAAGCTTTCAATTTGCTGGGCAATTTATGATCAATACCAACGATGGGTATTATTGGGCTGAGGGAGCTAGGGACTTGCTTAGTGGCATTTCTCAAAAGTACGACCTCTCTCCCATTAATTCAGCACCTGCGTGGTTGACGTATGTGGCTGTTAAGCTTTTGCCTTTTTCGTTTGAGAGTATTATTTTTTATATGCCTGCTATTTTGGGCTCACTTATTGTTATTCCTCTCATTCTTATTTCTCATAACCTTAAAATGATAGAAGTAGGGTTTTTAGCTGCTCTCTTAGCTTCCATTGCAGTGAGTTATTACAATCGTACCATGGTGGGGTATTATGATACGGATATGCTCACCATTGTTTTCCCCACTTTTCTTTTATGGTCACTGATTTTGGCTTTTCGTACGCAAGAAGAGAAGTATCTTTTAATCACAGCTTTAGAGATTATTGCATATCGATGGTGGTATCCGCAAAGTTACTCATTAGAGTTTGCATTTTTTGGATTAATTTTGCTCTATACTCTGTTGTTTCAGCGTAAAAATCTTTTTTATTATCAGCTTCTCAGTATCATGTTGTTTGCTATGATGGGCTTAGATACCTTGATTCGTTTGCTCATAGTCATTGGCGTGTATGGAGTATTTAGACAAGAAAAATGGCAAAAATATACTTATCTATTTTTAGGCGTTGCTACCGTACTCTTTTTTTTAAGTGGAGGGTTTGAGCCGATTTGGGTGCAACTTGAAAGATATGTGTTTAAAGAGGCTATTGAGGCAAGCGAGGGGAAACTTTCACTTCATTTTTTCTCTGTGATGCAAACGGTACGGGAAGCGGGGCAAATTTCGTTTACGGTCTTTGCGGAGCGTATTAGTGGACATACTCTAACGTTTGTTTTCTCTCTTGTAGGATATGCATTGTTACTGAAGCGTTATCCTGTGATGTTTTTAGCATTACCTCTTTTGGGACTTGGATGTTTAGCCCTGTGGGGTGGGCTTCGTTTTACGATTTACGCTGTTCCTGTGTGTGCCTTAGGCATTTCCTATTTTATTTTTACATGTAACGGATGGATTCTCTCCTCTTTTCGCAATGAACGTTTAGGAAACTTTGTTAAATCAGCCTTTGTCATTCTCTCAAGTTTAGCGATTTTATATCCTAATCTTTTACATGTAATGAACTATCGTGTTCCCACGGTTTTCAATCAAGCTGAAGTCGCTCAACTAGATGCCTTAAAATCTCAGCTACAACGAGAAGATTATGTGGTGAGTTGGTGGGATTATGGGTATCCACTTCGTTATTACAGTGATGTAAAAACACTGATTGATGGAGGAAAACACAGCGGAGAGGTGAACTTTCCTGTGAGTTTTATGCTTAGTAATCCTATGGATGCAGCGGCACGCTTGGCACGCTTGGAAGTTGAGTATACTGAAAAAGCGTCCGCATTAGCAGAAGAAAATAAAACAAAACCTAAAAAAGAGCGAACCAAAAATTTAAGTAATACAGCGAAAATGACCTTAGATTATGGGTTCAAAGATGCCAATGATTTTTTAGATGCTTTGCAAACCCCGCTGGTTCTTCCTCAAAAAACGAGGGATGTCTATTTTTATCTTCCGTATCGTATGATGAGCATTTTTCCAACCGTTGCTCAATTTAGCAATATTGATGTGATGAGTGGTAAAACGGTGCGAGAGCCTTTTTTTTATCAAACACAGCAGTTTAGTGATCAAGGGGCTACATTGATGTTTGGTAATGGTATTGTGTTAGATAAAGCAAAAGGGATGTTAAAACTAGGGCAAAAAGAGCTTGCGGTGAAATATTTTATTCAAACAAGCTATACCCCAGAGATGCAATTTTCTAAAGCCCAAAATCTTTTACATGTAAATGGTGCTGTGTCGATTATTTATATGCAAGCGTACAACACTTTTTTAATTGTTGATGAGGCGATGCTTAACTCTTTGTATGTCCAGTTATTTGTTTTAGAAAATTATGATGAACGTTTTTTTGAGCCGATAAGTTTAGAAGCGTATGCTAAAGTGTATAAGCTAAAAATTTAG
- a CDS encoding Wzz/FepE/Etk N-terminal domain-containing protein, producing MSETIQQMPHEDEIDLRELFRTIIRYKKFIVVITVCVTLFAAVYSVLKTPIYEVKAILEIGFFTNTNTNTNTNTNTNTNTNTFLESPANLIQRLELNYIDNQKGSKETSFLSKALLIKGTNNLVELVIEAQSNEEGLKKLNAIVDEVKLKHQKVIEAYLKQMHIKISNIQAQKEELSLEKEKLSNFISNKTLMVDQILKDNPAVAAIYSIELNNKSLELTELKNKIYTLNNQLSDLELLIAPSNVKETSFLGNITKSDKPVKPKKALIVLVSSITGFILSIFMVFLFEMFRSPKNEK from the coding sequence ATGAGTGAGACGATACAACAAATGCCACATGAAGATGAAATTGATTTAAGAGAACTTTTTAGAACGATAATACGGTATAAAAAATTTATCGTTGTGATAACTGTATGTGTGACACTGTTTGCCGCTGTGTATAGTGTTCTAAAAACACCTATTTATGAAGTAAAGGCTATACTAGAAATAGGTTTTTTTACTAATACTAATACTAATACTAATACTAATACTAATACTAATACTAATACTAATACGTTTCTTGAATCACCAGCAAATCTTATACAGCGATTAGAGTTAAATTACATAGATAATCAAAAAGGGAGCAAAGAAACATCTTTTCTTTCAAAAGCTTTATTGATCAAAGGTACGAATAACTTAGTAGAATTAGTCATCGAAGCACAATCAAACGAAGAAGGTTTGAAAAAACTGAACGCTATTGTAGATGAAGTAAAGCTTAAACATCAAAAAGTTATTGAAGCTTATTTAAAACAGATGCATATAAAAATAAGTAATATCCAAGCTCAAAAAGAGGAGCTTTCGCTAGAAAAAGAGAAGTTAAGCAACTTCATAAGCAATAAAACTCTCATGGTTGATCAAATTTTAAAAGATAACCCAGCTGTTGCTGCAATTTATAGTATAGAGTTAAATAATAAGTCCCTAGAGCTCACAGAGCTGAAAAATAAAATTTATACTCTCAATAATCAGTTAAGTGATTTAGAATTATTAATTGCTCCTAGTAATGTTAAAGAAACATCGTTCTTAGGTAATATCACAAAATCTGACAAACCTGTAAAACCTAAAAAAGCTTTGATTGTTCTTGTATCATCCATCACAGGATTTATTTTATCGATATTTATGGTATTTTTATTTGAGATGTTTAGAAGTCCCAAAAATGAAAAGTAA